In one Gemmatimonadaceae bacterium genomic region, the following are encoded:
- a CDS encoding aminotransferase class I/II-fold pyridoxal phosphate-dependent enzyme has product MTTPLDRATIAIHGGIDEHAADTPVVAPLYQSVNFVQEIGSGEGLRYPRYGNNPNAEVVQARIAALEGSEAAVLLGSGMGAAACALLALLRPGDHIIASAWIYGGVSALLSREFAALGIDVSLVDPTETRVWRNHLRKQTRAIFLETPVNPTCRVLDLRPVSYITKDAGIALVVDSTFASPINLRPLEHGADVVIHSATKYLNGHHDILAGVVCGTASYCDEVKGKMMLWGQAPDPFAAWLLERGLKTLDVRVRRQNENAMRVAVWCSDRTDIRRVHYSGLPSHPDHAVARELMDGFGGMLAIELEGGAKAAERFLNKLQLIRHAPSLGGVDSIVSEPRFTSHAHLTPEGRAAAGIPDGFLRLSIGIESANDLIGDIEQALT; this is encoded by the coding sequence ATGACCACTCCACTCGACCGCGCCACGATCGCGATTCACGGCGGCATCGACGAACACGCCGCGGACACGCCGGTCGTCGCGCCGTTGTATCAATCCGTCAACTTCGTTCAGGAAATCGGCAGCGGCGAAGGGCTGCGCTATCCGCGCTACGGCAACAATCCCAACGCCGAAGTCGTGCAGGCGCGCATCGCCGCGCTCGAGGGCAGCGAGGCCGCGGTGCTTCTTGGCAGCGGCATGGGCGCCGCCGCGTGCGCGCTGCTCGCGCTGCTCCGCCCCGGCGATCACATCATCGCGAGCGCGTGGATTTACGGCGGCGTCAGCGCGCTCTTGAGCCGCGAGTTCGCCGCGCTCGGCATCGACGTTTCGCTGGTCGATCCGACGGAGACGCGCGTCTGGCGCAATCATCTGCGGAAGCAGACGCGCGCGATCTTCCTCGAGACACCGGTGAACCCCACGTGCCGCGTGCTCGATCTGCGGCCGGTCAGCTACATCACGAAGGACGCGGGGATCGCGCTCGTCGTCGACTCGACGTTCGCCAGTCCGATCAACCTGCGGCCGCTCGAACATGGCGCGGACGTCGTCATTCACTCGGCCACGAAATATCTCAATGGCCACCACGACATTCTCGCCGGCGTCGTGTGCGGCACCGCGTCATACTGCGACGAAGTGAAGGGCAAGATGATGCTGTGGGGCCAGGCGCCCGATCCCTTCGCCGCGTGGCTGCTCGAGCGAGGCCTCAAGACCCTCGACGTGCGCGTCCGCCGTCAGAACGAGAACGCCATGCGCGTGGCCGTGTGGTGCAGCGATCGGACGGACATTCGGCGCGTGCACTATTCAGGATTGCCGTCGCATCCCGATCACGCGGTCGCGCGCGAGCTCATGGACGGCTTCGGCGGCATGCTGGCGATCGAGCTCGAAGGCGGCGCCAAGGCAGCCGAACGATTCCTGAACAAGCTCCAGCTCATTCGACACGCGCCGAGCCTGGGCGGAGTCGATTCAATTGTTTCGGAGCCCAGGTTCACGTCGCATGCGCATCTGACGCCGGAAGGACGGGCCGCGGCGGGCATTCCAGACGGATTTCTACGGCTGAGCATAGGCATCGAAAGTGCAAACGACCTGATCGGAGACATCGAACAAGCTCTGACCTAG
- a CDS encoding molybdopterin dinucleotide binding domain-containing protein, translating to MNRPLRIASFIATRKGDDDRGPVVMMNERDARARLLDDGELAWVYGPRRGELAVVRITGDVRLGDVIVRDIVGVAPSETVRVVKPDLDTRGRRGTALA from the coding sequence TTGAACCGTCCGCTGCGCATCGCATCGTTCATCGCCACGCGGAAAGGCGACGACGACCGCGGCCCCGTGGTGATGATGAACGAGCGCGACGCCCGCGCACGCCTCCTCGACGACGGCGAGCTCGCGTGGGTGTACGGTCCGCGCCGCGGCGAGCTCGCCGTCGTTCGCATTACGGGCGACGTGCGCCTGGGCGACGTCATCGTGCGAGACATCGTCGGCGTCGCGCCGTCGGAAACCGTTCGTGTGGTCAAACCCGATCTCGACACGCGTGGACGACGCGGCACCGCACTCGCCTAA
- a CDS encoding carbohydrate kinase family protein, producing MKRVGVIGSIVWDVIYGRPPHNTKIEEWGGITYALGGLDAALADDWSIVPIIKVGDDLADRATRFTQSLEHIADDAALIAVPYPNNRVELRYYDDERRSEILSGGVPGWTWLGLKPVLESARLDALYVNFLSGWELDLETVQLIRQHFRGPIYCDLHMLAWAVQPDGLRTLRPIPNVREWCASFDFLQVNEDEMSMLAPDPMALAATALHEGVKSLVVTLGKKGAVYFAPSDFDSISDLRHAHTPTRPYAHTPIKTSLIPAEHITNHGDPTGCGDVWGATYFSRLLAGDNLNAAILAAHRAAARNVGHRGATGLANHLRGKISLT from the coding sequence ATGAAGCGCGTCGGCGTCATCGGTTCGATCGTGTGGGACGTGATCTACGGCCGTCCGCCGCACAACACGAAAATCGAGGAGTGGGGCGGCATCACCTACGCGCTCGGCGGTCTCGATGCCGCGCTGGCCGACGATTGGTCGATCGTGCCGATCATCAAGGTGGGCGACGATCTCGCCGATCGCGCGACGCGCTTCACCCAATCGCTCGAGCACATCGCCGACGACGCGGCGCTCATCGCCGTGCCGTATCCGAACAATCGCGTCGAGCTGCGCTACTACGACGACGAGCGCCGCAGCGAGATTCTCTCGGGCGGCGTGCCCGGATGGACGTGGCTCGGTCTCAAACCCGTCCTCGAGAGCGCGCGTCTCGACGCGCTCTATGTCAATTTCCTGAGCGGATGGGAGCTCGATCTCGAGACGGTGCAGCTGATCAGACAACACTTTCGCGGACCGATCTACTGCGACCTGCACATGCTCGCGTGGGCCGTGCAGCCGGATGGATTGCGAACGCTGCGCCCCATTCCGAACGTGCGCGAGTGGTGTGCCTCGTTCGATTTTCTCCAGGTGAACGAGGACGAGATGTCGATGCTCGCGCCCGATCCGATGGCGCTGGCCGCGACCGCGTTGCACGAAGGCGTGAAGTCCCTGGTCGTGACGCTCGGAAAGAAGGGCGCCGTCTATTTCGCGCCGTCTGATTTTGATTCGATCTCTGATCTCCGTCACGCCCATACGCCCACACGCCCGTACGCCCATACGCCCATCAAAACCTCTCTCATTCCGGCGGAACACATCACAAATCACGGCGACCCGACAGGATGTGGAGATGTCTGGGGTGCAACCTATTTCTCCAGGCTGCTCGCCGGTGATAACTTGAACGCCGCCATCCTCGCCGCGCATCGCGCCGCGGCGCGCAACGTCGGGCACCGGGGTGCCACGGGCCTCGCGAACCATCTCAGAGGAAAGATCAGCCTCACGTGA
- a CDS encoding ATP-binding protein, with amino-acid sequence MTHVITVPPSLDDHSFEQVLEQVAPLPADTKILVDARHARWSSPYGLTALLTLAQTRTERPALAVPELEETASYWARAAFFQHAESLYDLHGSYPKRRDSGESNSLLDITPITKSDDVHDVVGRVQERAQKIIKNELKLESKAIIGFAMTLSEVCQNIIEHAGQGGWVAVQSYRWTKRLGRRVVVIAVCDAGLGFRKSLETTPGHMPSSRWDDAAALEEAVIRGVSRFRDRGRGQGLAGARNYVGRWNGKLSVRSGTARISIVPSWDDDVPLAEQLPPFQGSQVQVIIPEGVSGA; translated from the coding sequence GTGACTCACGTCATCACCGTTCCGCCCTCGCTCGACGACCACTCCTTCGAACAGGTGCTGGAGCAGGTGGCTCCTCTTCCGGCCGACACCAAGATTCTCGTGGACGCGCGGCATGCGCGCTGGTCGTCGCCGTATGGTCTCACCGCGCTGTTGACGCTCGCGCAGACGCGCACCGAACGTCCCGCGCTGGCCGTGCCGGAACTGGAAGAGACCGCGTCGTACTGGGCGCGCGCCGCGTTTTTCCAGCACGCCGAGTCGTTGTACGATCTGCATGGCAGCTACCCAAAGCGGCGCGACAGCGGTGAGTCGAACTCGCTCCTCGACATCACGCCGATCACCAAGAGCGACGACGTGCACGACGTCGTCGGCCGCGTGCAGGAGCGCGCGCAGAAGATCATCAAGAACGAGCTCAAGCTCGAATCGAAGGCGATCATCGGCTTCGCGATGACATTGTCCGAGGTCTGCCAGAACATCATCGAGCACGCCGGACAGGGCGGTTGGGTGGCGGTGCAGAGCTATCGATGGACGAAGCGTCTCGGGCGGCGCGTCGTCGTGATTGCGGTGTGCGACGCCGGGCTCGGCTTCCGTAAATCGCTCGAGACTACGCCGGGACACATGCCGAGCTCGCGGTGGGACGACGCCGCGGCGCTCGAAGAGGCGGTGATTCGCGGCGTCAGCCGGTTTCGCGACCGCGGCCGCGGACAAGGGCTCGCGGGCGCACGCAACTACGTTGGACGTTGGAACGGAAAATTGTCGGTCCGAAGCGGCACGGCACGTATCTCGATCGTCCCGAGTTGGGACGACGATGTACCGCTCGCCGAGCAGTTGCCGCCTTTCCAAGGCAGCCAGGTGCAGGTCATCATTCCAGAAGGCGTTTCCGGGGCGTGA
- the waaF gene encoding lipopolysaccharide heptosyltransferase II: MTSLVIQTSFLGDMVLTTPLIAYLAARGPTDVVCTPAASALLSNNPYVRETIVYDKRAADRGVGGFMRLASTLRARHYDAAYHAQGSSRSSALSTAARIRDRVGFATSAGRLLYTTRIAPIDNMHHAARLLSLGTRDPLAAMPREQLRPRLYPGESERAAVDALLGAARGDRLVALAPGSVWATKRWPYYAELSALLRDDARIVIVGGEGDRELATAIVAATNGRAIDATGKLSLLASAELIGRCALLVTNDSAPDHLASAMNTPTVAVFGPTVPEFGFGPLAERAAVAGHLGLACRPCDRHGPQKCPLGHWRCMREITAAHVADLSRTILSS, from the coding sequence CTGACCTCCCTCGTCATCCAAACCTCCTTCCTCGGCGACATGGTGCTGACCACACCATTGATTGCCTACCTCGCCGCGCGAGGACCGACCGACGTGGTCTGCACCCCGGCGGCGAGCGCGCTGCTCTCGAACAACCCATACGTTCGCGAGACGATCGTCTACGACAAGCGCGCGGCGGACCGCGGAGTCGGCGGCTTCATGCGTCTGGCCTCGACGCTGCGCGCGCGGCACTACGACGCGGCGTACCACGCGCAGGGTTCGTCGCGCTCGAGCGCCTTGAGCACCGCGGCGCGCATTCGCGATCGCGTCGGCTTCGCGACGTCGGCGGGGCGCCTGCTGTACACGACGAGAATCGCGCCCATCGACAACATGCATCACGCCGCGCGCCTGCTGTCGCTCGGCACGCGAGATCCGCTCGCTGCCATGCCGCGCGAGCAGCTGCGGCCCCGACTCTATCCCGGTGAATCGGAGCGCGCGGCTGTCGATGCATTGCTCGGCGCCGCACGGGGCGATCGGCTCGTCGCGCTCGCGCCCGGCAGCGTCTGGGCCACGAAGCGCTGGCCTTACTACGCCGAGCTCTCCGCGCTGCTGCGCGATGATGCGAGAATTGTCATCGTGGGCGGCGAGGGGGATCGCGAGCTCGCGACCGCGATCGTCGCGGCGACGAACGGCCGCGCGATCGACGCCACTGGAAAGTTGTCGCTGCTCGCGTCGGCCGAGCTGATCGGCCGCTGCGCTCTACTGGTCACGAACGACTCCGCGCCGGATCATCTCGCGTCGGCGATGAACACACCCACCGTTGCCGTCTTCGGTCCAACGGTGCCGGAATTTGGATTCGGCCCTCTCGCCGAACGCGCGGCGGTCGCCGGCCACCTCGGTCTGGCTTGCCGCCCATGTGACAGACATGGCCCGCAGAAATGCCCGCTAGGCCATTGGCGGTGCATGCGCGAAATTACGGCAGCGCACGTCGCCGATCTGTCGCGCACGATCCTGTCCTCCTGA
- a CDS encoding ROK family protein — MAAKKKSSQHYIVGVDLGGTNIVAGAMSADGKHSYGMRSIPTSAELGAEGVADRIVGLIEGVILDTMAATDAHRGDFIGVGLGAPGPLDREKGIVIVAPNLGWRDFPLRDHITSRLHLPATLDNDANCATVGEWWQGAARGGNIVIGMTIGTGIGGGLIIDGKLFHGASDVAGEIGHTTIDLNGRHCKCGNYGCLEAYASGPAIAVRAREVLVREETASLLPSLVNGNLDALTAATVYDAAQRGDAVASEIVRDTARYLGVGIANLLNIINADVVVVAGGVRAAGDALFVPLRAEVRRRAFRPAVEATRIVPGELPGTAGVVGAVATFKMEHVGEL, encoded by the coding sequence ATGGCCGCCAAGAAGAAGTCGTCGCAGCATTACATCGTGGGCGTCGATCTCGGCGGCACCAACATCGTCGCGGGCGCGATGTCGGCCGATGGAAAACACAGTTACGGAATGCGCTCCATTCCGACGAGCGCGGAGCTGGGCGCCGAAGGCGTCGCGGACCGCATCGTCGGTTTGATCGAGGGCGTGATTCTCGATACGATGGCCGCGACGGACGCACATCGGGGCGATTTCATTGGCGTCGGCCTTGGCGCACCAGGCCCGCTCGATCGCGAGAAGGGCATCGTGATCGTCGCGCCGAACTTGGGCTGGCGCGACTTTCCGCTGCGCGATCACATCACCTCGCGGCTCCACTTGCCCGCGACGCTCGACAACGACGCGAACTGTGCGACGGTCGGCGAATGGTGGCAGGGCGCCGCGCGCGGCGGCAACATCGTCATCGGCATGACGATCGGCACGGGCATCGGCGGTGGACTGATCATCGACGGCAAGCTCTTTCACGGCGCGTCGGATGTCGCGGGCGAGATCGGCCACACGACGATCGATCTCAATGGCCGCCACTGCAAATGCGGCAACTATGGATGCCTCGAGGCGTACGCGTCGGGGCCGGCGATCGCGGTGCGGGCGCGCGAAGTCCTGGTTCGCGAAGAGACGGCGTCGCTGCTGCCGTCGCTCGTGAACGGCAACCTCGACGCGCTCACCGCCGCCACCGTGTATGACGCCGCACAGCGCGGCGACGCGGTGGCAAGCGAGATCGTGCGCGACACGGCGCGCTACCTGGGCGTTGGTATTGCCAATTTGCTCAACATCATCAACGCCGACGTCGTGGTCGTGGCGGGCGGTGTTCGCGCGGCGGGCGACGCGCTCTTCGTGCCGCTGCGCGCCGAGGTGCGGCGGCGTGCGTTCCGGCCGGCGGTCGAGGCGACGCGGATCGTGCCGGGCGAGCTCCCGGGAACCGCGGGCGTGGTCGGCGCGGTGGCGACGTTCAAGATGGAACATGTCGGGGAGCTGTGA
- the lepA gene encoding translation elongation factor 4 — protein MKLDHIRNFCIVAHIDHGKSTLADRLIESTGMLQKREMKEQVLDTLDLERERGITIKLNAVRMTYTAKNGQSYEFNLIDTPGHVDFTYEVSRSLAACEGAILVVDASQGIQAQTLSNLFLAMDAGLEIIPILNKIDLPGAEPERRKQEVHDLIGTPLDEIILVSAKEGIGIPELLEAIVARVPAPRGDAKAPLRALIYDSYYDRYRGAIPSVRVVDGVIAKGSKIKFAAGSGQVYEVAEVGYNQLRQVTADELGPGEVGYVVANVRTVKETRAGDTVIDALGPYVEPLPGYKDVHSMVFSGLYPTDTTQYETLRDALEKLQLNDASLNYEPETSTALGFGFRCGFLGLLHMEIVQERLEREFDLDLVTTVPNVEYHVYHTDGTMELLESPAKLPDPGVIDRIEEPYVKARIMAPAEYIGPIMTLGTERRGVYKNMTYLDTSRVEFDWEFPLAEIILDFFDKLKTISRGYASLDYDMLEYRESNLVKLDMLINGDPIDAFSVIIHRDKSYEWGRKIADKLKELIPRQLFEVAIQAAIGNKVIARSSVKALRKDVLAKCYGGDITRKRKLLEKQKEGKKRMKQVGAVEIPQEAFLAVLQVE, from the coding sequence GTGAAGCTCGATCACATCCGCAACTTCTGCATCGTCGCCCACATCGACCACGGGAAGTCCACGCTGGCCGACCGGCTGATCGAGTCCACCGGCATGCTCCAGAAGCGCGAGATGAAGGAGCAGGTGCTCGATACGCTCGACCTGGAGCGCGAGCGCGGCATCACGATCAAGCTCAACGCCGTGCGGATGACGTACACGGCGAAGAACGGGCAGAGCTACGAGTTCAATCTCATCGACACGCCGGGGCACGTCGACTTCACGTACGAAGTCTCGCGCTCGCTGGCGGCATGCGAAGGCGCCATCCTCGTCGTCGACGCGTCGCAAGGTATTCAGGCGCAGACGCTGTCGAATCTCTTCCTCGCCATGGACGCGGGGCTCGAGATCATTCCGATCCTCAACAAGATCGATCTGCCGGGCGCCGAGCCGGAGCGCCGGAAGCAGGAAGTGCACGATCTGATCGGCACGCCCCTGGACGAGATCATTCTCGTGAGCGCCAAGGAAGGAATCGGAATCCCCGAACTCCTTGAAGCGATCGTTGCACGCGTCCCCGCGCCGCGCGGCGACGCAAAGGCCCCCCTGCGCGCGCTGATCTACGACTCGTACTACGATCGGTATCGCGGCGCCATTCCGAGCGTGCGCGTCGTCGACGGGGTGATCGCGAAGGGCTCGAAGATCAAATTCGCCGCGGGGTCGGGGCAAGTCTACGAAGTGGCGGAAGTCGGCTACAACCAGCTGCGCCAGGTCACGGCCGACGAGCTCGGGCCGGGCGAAGTCGGTTACGTCGTCGCGAACGTTCGGACCGTGAAGGAGACGCGTGCTGGCGATACGGTCATCGACGCGCTGGGCCCTTACGTCGAGCCGCTGCCCGGCTACAAGGACGTGCACTCGATGGTGTTCTCCGGCCTGTATCCGACGGACACCACGCAGTACGAGACCCTGCGCGACGCGCTCGAGAAGCTCCAGCTCAACGACGCGTCGTTGAACTACGAGCCGGAAACGTCGACGGCGCTGGGCTTCGGTTTTCGCTGCGGGTTTCTCGGACTGCTGCACATGGAAATCGTCCAGGAGCGGCTCGAGCGCGAGTTCGATCTGGATCTCGTCACGACTGTTCCAAACGTTGAATATCACGTGTATCATACCGACGGGACGATGGAGCTGCTGGAGAGCCCGGCCAAGCTGCCCGACCCCGGCGTGATCGACCGCATCGAGGAGCCGTACGTCAAGGCGCGCATCATGGCGCCCGCCGAGTACATCGGGCCGATCATGACGCTCGGCACCGAGCGCCGCGGCGTCTACAAGAACATGACGTACCTCGACACCAGCCGCGTCGAGTTCGACTGGGAGTTTCCGCTCGCCGAGATCATTTTAGACTTCTTTGATAAGCTGAAGACGATCAGCCGGGGCTACGCCAGTCTCGACTACGACATGCTCGAGTACCGCGAGTCGAATCTCGTGAAGCTCGACATGCTGATCAACGGCGATCCGATCGACGCGTTCTCGGTCATCATCCACCGTGACAAGTCGTACGAGTGGGGCCGCAAGATCGCCGACAAGCTGAAGGAGCTCATTCCGCGGCAGCTGTTCGAGGTCGCCATTCAGGCGGCGATCGGCAACAAGGTCATCGCCCGCTCGAGCGTGAAGGCGCTGCGCAAGGACGTGCTCGCGAAGTGCTACGGCGGCGACATCACGCGAAAGCGCAAACTTCTCGAGAAGCAGAAGGAAGGCAAGAAGCGCATGAAGCAGGTCGGCGCGGTGGAGATTCCGCAGGAGGCGTTCTTGGCGGTCCTTCAGGTCGAGTAG